One Lacunisphaera limnophila DNA window includes the following coding sequences:
- a CDS encoding response regulator: MNHPKPTVLFIDDDPTTRKVFTTGLAMAGIPTHVVGSPEEAAKVLEDKKVDVIVTDLMMPGFNGVDLIRAVREADYTKHIPILVFTSGGNLEMIEQAALAGVTEIVQKHTTPPAKLIEKILKAHADTWEKK; this comes from the coding sequence ATGAACCACCCCAAGCCCACCGTCCTGTTCATCGATGACGACCCGACGACCCGCAAGGTGTTCACCACCGGCTTGGCAATGGCTGGCATCCCCACCCATGTCGTCGGCTCGCCCGAGGAGGCGGCCAAGGTGCTCGAGGACAAGAAGGTCGATGTGATCGTCACCGACCTGATGATGCCCGGCTTCAACGGCGTGGACCTGATCCGCGCCGTGCGCGAGGCCGACTACACGAAACACATCCCCATCCTCGTTTTCACCTCCGGCGGCAACCTCGAGATGATCGAGCAGGCCGCCCTCGCCGGTGTCACAGAGATCGTGCAAAAGCACACCACCCCGCCCGCCAAGCTCATCGAGAAGATCCTAAAGGCCCACGCCGACACCTGGGAGAAGAAGTAA
- a CDS encoding GNAT family N-acetyltransferase, protein MTSPTPAIRTLLADLDRPEHQAAVLAMVDAYSRDPMGDGAPLAPDVSARLIPGLRAHPTTLVFLAYEGDTPVGVAVCFLGFSTFAAKPLVNLHDVCIVPTHRCRGIGRRLLAAVEAHARELGCCKLTLEVLDQNQHALKTYTAAGFRRYSLQPGAGEAIFLTKPL, encoded by the coding sequence ATGACGTCTCCCACCCCCGCGATCCGCACCCTCCTTGCCGACCTGGACCGACCCGAGCATCAGGCCGCCGTGCTGGCCATGGTCGACGCCTACTCGCGCGACCCGATGGGCGACGGCGCCCCGCTCGCCCCCGATGTCAGCGCGCGCCTCATCCCCGGCCTGCGCGCCCACCCTACCACGCTCGTCTTCCTCGCCTACGAGGGCGACACCCCCGTTGGCGTGGCCGTTTGTTTCCTGGGTTTCTCGACCTTCGCCGCCAAGCCGCTGGTGAACCTGCATGACGTCTGCATCGTCCCGACCCACCGCTGCCGCGGCATCGGCCGCCGCCTGCTGGCCGCCGTCGAGGCCCACGCCCGTGAACTCGGCTGCTGCAAGCTGACCCTCGAGGTCCTGGACCAGAACCAGCACGCCCTGAAGACCTACACCGCCGCCGGTTTCAGGCGCTACTCCCTCCAACCCGGCGCCGGCGAAGCGATCTTCCTGACCAAGCCGCTCTGA
- a CDS encoding DNA methyltransferase — translation MPATDASLPPAPRREIVCADAIAWMKARGRIDRACAVTSVPDVSEIGRTLPVWREWFLDAVRLVVDAVPDDSAALFFQSDIKRDGIWIDKGALVIRAAEDAGARVLFHKVVCRRPPGMLTHGRPGYTHLIAVSRAMVCPDILLIPDVISDAGRSLWIRAMGVRAAAHAVRFARDQVGAQLIFDPFCGVGTVPAVANALGLDALGVELSKKRCEQSREQTVTTADL, via the coding sequence ATGCCCGCCACTGATGCCTCCCTCCCACCTGCGCCCCGGCGCGAGATCGTCTGCGCGGATGCCATTGCCTGGATGAAGGCCCGCGGCCGGATCGACCGGGCCTGCGCCGTGACATCGGTGCCCGATGTGTCCGAGATCGGCCGCACCCTCCCCGTCTGGCGCGAGTGGTTCCTGGACGCCGTGCGCCTCGTGGTGGACGCCGTGCCCGACGACAGCGCGGCGCTGTTCTTCCAATCCGACATCAAGCGCGACGGTATCTGGATCGACAAGGGCGCGCTGGTCATCCGCGCCGCCGAGGACGCCGGCGCCCGCGTGCTCTTCCACAAGGTCGTCTGCCGCCGTCCGCCCGGCATGCTCACGCACGGCCGGCCCGGCTACACGCACCTCATCGCCGTCTCCCGGGCGATGGTGTGCCCCGACATCCTGCTGATCCCCGACGTCATTTCCGACGCCGGCCGCAGCCTCTGGATCCGCGCCATGGGCGTCCGCGCCGCCGCCCACGCCGTCCGTTTCGCCCGCGACCAGGTCGGCGCCCAACTCATTTTCGACCCCTTCTGTGGCGTCGGCACGGTCCCCGCCGTGGCCAACGCGCTCGGTCTCGACGCCCTCGGCGTCGAACTGTCCAAGAAACGCTGCGAACAATCCCGTGAGCAAACGGTGACAACCGCGGATCTCTGA
- a CDS encoding MFS transporter — protein sequence MPSERLILLVLAAIQFTHIMDFMVMMPLAPQLMRELDLGAGQFSALVAAYSIAAGVVGLLGAPFIDRFDRRTLLLWVYAGFTVATLLCGLATNAHTLLLARAIGGAFGGISGSLCLAIVSDIVPPERRAAGIGIVMTAFAVAAAIGVPVGLQLAQLWGWRMPFLVVAAVGAAVWVLVYRVVPPVHGHVQAGADKGRAFRELMRDANAGRALLFMGVMVLGHFSIIPLLSPHLVGDLALPEQYLFLVYMIGGVLSVFTAPRVGRLADRLGRQRVFTFMVLIASLIILAIANAGPLPVWAILMLTGLFFVFASGRFVPAQAIMTLAVPSSRRGAFLSLSSCARDLASGVSSSLGGWIVVKQPNGHLLHFNWLGWIAVAAALLSILLARRVLVKDTGAVSPLTPPPKAA from the coding sequence GTGCCTTCCGAACGCCTGATCCTGCTGGTCCTGGCGGCGATCCAGTTCACCCACATCATGGACTTCATGGTCATGATGCCGCTCGCGCCGCAGCTGATGCGCGAGCTCGACCTGGGCGCGGGACAGTTCAGCGCTTTGGTGGCCGCCTACTCCATCGCGGCGGGCGTTGTCGGCCTGTTGGGCGCCCCCTTCATCGACCGCTTTGACCGGCGCACGCTCCTGCTTTGGGTCTACGCCGGCTTCACCGTCGCAACTCTGCTCTGCGGCCTCGCGACCAACGCTCACACCCTCCTCCTCGCCCGGGCGATTGGCGGGGCCTTCGGCGGCATCTCCGGTTCCCTCTGTCTGGCGATCGTCAGCGACATCGTGCCCCCCGAGCGCCGGGCCGCCGGCATTGGCATCGTCATGACCGCGTTCGCCGTTGCCGCCGCGATCGGCGTGCCGGTCGGCCTGCAACTGGCCCAGCTCTGGGGCTGGCGGATGCCCTTCCTCGTCGTCGCCGCCGTCGGGGCGGCGGTGTGGGTTCTCGTCTACCGCGTGGTCCCGCCGGTGCACGGCCACGTGCAGGCCGGGGCCGACAAGGGCCGGGCCTTCCGCGAACTGATGCGCGACGCCAACGCCGGCCGCGCCCTCCTCTTCATGGGCGTGATGGTACTCGGCCACTTCAGCATCATCCCGCTCCTGTCCCCGCACCTCGTGGGCGACCTGGCCCTGCCGGAGCAATACCTCTTCCTGGTCTACATGATCGGCGGCGTCTTGAGTGTCTTCACGGCCCCGCGGGTCGGCCGGCTCGCGGACCGTCTCGGCCGCCAGCGCGTTTTCACCTTCATGGTGCTCATCGCCTCCCTCATCATCCTGGCCATCGCCAACGCCGGACCGCTGCCGGTCTGGGCCATCCTGATGCTGACGGGCCTGTTCTTCGTCTTCGCCAGCGGCCGCTTCGTGCCGGCGCAGGCCATCATGACGCTGGCCGTGCCGTCATCCCGGCGCGGCGCCTTCCTCAGTCTGAGCAGTTGCGCGCGCGACCTGGCGTCGGGCGTCAGCTCGTCGCTCGGCGGCTGGATCGTTGTGAAGCAGCCGAACGGCCACCTCCTGCACTTCAACTGGCTCGGCTGGATTGCCGTCGCCGCCGCCCTGCTCAGTATCCTCCTCGCCCGCCGCGTCCTCGTAAAAGACACCGGCGCCGTATCGCCCCTCACCCCGCCGCCGAAAGCCGCCTGA